CGGCCGGATCATCAATTTCGACGTCTATATCGACGAGACCGTGCAGTTCGGCGCGTTGCAGGTGACACCGCGCGTCTGCTACTCGCGATCGAAGGACGAGGAGCCGAAGACGGACTCCTTCGTGGAAGTGGACGAGATCACGCTCGACCGCAAGATTCGACGCATCTTCACCGGATGGATGTTCGCGGAGAGCCCCGGCCTCAACGCCGTGGAGCATCCCGTCTATGACGTGTGGCTGAAAAGCTGCAAGGAAAAGTCCGACGTGCCGCCGCCCGACGAGGCGAAGACGAACTGAAAGCCGGAACTTTCCGGTTCCTCGGTCATTGTGCTGGGCAGATCCACCCGGCACGAACGAGGAGTGTTTCCATGACTACCCATACCGGCCACACGGCCGCCATCCCGGCCTCCAAGGTAATCGGCACCTCCGTCTATAACGGCGCGGGGGAGAGCATCGGAACCATCGAGGACGTCATGCTCGACAAGACCTCAAACGGGATCATGTTCGCCGTGATCGGCTTTGGCGGCTTCCTTGGCATCGGCGAGAAATATCACGCGGTCCCCTGGTCGGCGCTCGACTACAGCGTCGAGCGGGGCGGCTATGTCGTGCCTTTCTCGAAGGACCAGCTTGAAGCCGCGCCGGCCTATTCGATCAACGAACTGACCGGCGATGACGGCCAGAGGGCCCGCGACGCGTCATATGAGTATTACAAGGTCGATCCCTACTGGAACTGACCTTCAAGTCGAGATGCGGCGGACCCGGCCCGGCGAGCAATCGCCGGGCCGCTTTGTTTTGGACCGCTCGTGCTTTACGCTCCCGCGTTAAGGAGCCCGATATGACCTCGCACGACTTCCCCGTCTTTGATCTCTCACGTTTTGAAGGCGCAGGCGCTATCGAGCGCGCGCAACTGGGCGCCGAGGTGGATCATATTTGCCGGACCACCGGCTTCCTCGCCATCGGCGGGCATTCGGTGCCGCAGGGCGTGATCGACGGTGTCTGGTCGAAGGCGAGGGCATTCTTCGATCTGCCGGCCGAAGAAAAGGAAAAGGCGAGGGCGCCGTTTCCCGGGTATCCCTACGGCTATCTCGGACCGGGCGTCGAAGCGCTGGCCAAGTCCAAAGGCCAGGATACGCCGCCGGACCTGAAGGAGAGCTTCAATGGTGGCCCGCTTTCCGTGCCGCCCGGTCTCTCCGACCCCGAGGCATTGGCCTTTTGCTATGCCGAAACCATCTGGCCGGTCGAGCCGGCAGGCTTTGTCGAGGCATGGCAGGCCTATTACCGGGCGATGGAGAATCTGGCCGCGCGCATCATGCGTGTGTTCGCCGTGGCGCTGAAGCTGCCCGAGACCTATTTCGATCCGACGATCGACAGGCCGATCAGTGCTCTCCGTGCCTTGAACTATCCCGAGACGACGGTTCCGCCGCAGCCGGGCCAGTTGCGAGCGGGGGCGCATACCGACTACGGCAGCCTGACGATTCTCTTGCCGCAGGCAGGTTCCGGCGGGTTGCAAATCTACACGCCGGAAGGTGCGTGGAAGGAGGTGCCGCCTGTGCCGGGCGCCTTCGTCATCAATATCGGCGACCTCATGGCGCTATGGACGAACGACCGTTGGGTCTCCACCCTGCATCGCGTGGTCAGCGACGGGAATCCGGCGCGCCGCCAGTCGCTGGCTTTCTTCCATCAGCCGAACTGGGATCAGGACATCGTCTGCATCGAATCCTGTCTCGAACCCGGCGAGACGCCGCGTTATGAGTCCGTCAAATCCGGGCCGTACCTCATGTCGAAATTCAGGTCGACGGTGAAGCCGGCGGCGTGAGGCGGCCGGTATCGGCGGTTCGCCACGTTGCGTTTTGACGCGCTTCGGCTAAGAGGAGCGCGATTTTCCTGCACCAGCCCAAGAGGTTCTGCCATGACTGCCATCGTCGATATCGTCGGCCGCGAGATACTGGACAGCCGCGGCAACCCCACGGTCGAGGTGGACGTGGTGCTGGAAGACGGCTCGATGGGCCGCGCGGCGGTGCCGTCGGGCGCCTCCACCGGCGCGCATGAGGCGGTCGAGCTTCGCGACGGCGGCAAGCGCTACCTCGGCAAGGGCGTGCTGAAGGCGGTGGAAGCTGTCAACGGCGAGATCTTCGAGGCGATCGGCGGCATGGAAGCCGAAAGCCAGCTCCATATCGATCAGACCATGATCGATCTCGACGGCACGCCGAACAAGAGCCGGCTTGGCGCGAACGCCATTCTCGGCGTCTCGCTTGCCGTCGCCAGGGCGGCGTCCGAGGCGGCCGGCCTGCCGCTCTATCGTTATGTCGGCGGCGCCGGCGCGCATGTCCTTCCGGTGCCGATGATGAACATCATCAATGGCGGCGCGCATGCCGACAATCCGATCGATTTTCAGGAATTCATGATCATGCCGGTGGGCGCCGCGAACATCCGCGAGGCCGTCCAGTGGGGTTCGGAAATCTTCCATACGCTGAAGAAGCGGCTCAAGGACGCCGGCCACAACACCAATGTCGGAGACGAGGGCGGCTTCGCGCCGAACCTCAAGAGCGCGCAGGCCGCGCTCGACTTCATCATGGAGTCGATCGATAAGGCCGGCTACACACCGGGCGAGCAGGTCGCGCTCGGCCTCGACTGCGCATCGACCGAGTTCTTCAAGGACGGCAACTACGTCTACGAAGGCGAAAGGAAGACGCGCGACCCGAAGACGCAGGCGAAGTATCTCGCCAAGCTGGCCGCTGACTATCCGATCATTTCGATCGAGGACGGCATGGCCGAGGACGACTGGGAAGGCTGGAAGACGCTGACTGATCTCTGCGGTAAGCGCGTGCAGCTCGTCGGCGACGATCTCTTCGTCACCAATTCCGCCCGGCTGCGCGACGGCATCAAGATGGGCGTCGCCAACTCGATCCTCGTCAAGGTCAACCAGATCGGCTCTCTGTCGGAAACGCTGGACGCGGTGGAGACGGCGCACAAGGCCGCCTATACCGCCGTGATGTCGCATCGCTCGGGCGAGACGGAAGACTCCACGATCGCTGATCTCGCCGTCGCCACCAATTGCGGGCAGATCAAGACCGGATCGCTGGCGCGCTCCGACCGGCTGGCCAAATACAACCAGCTGATCCGCATCGAGGAAGAGCTTGGCAAGCAGGCGAAGTACGCCGGGCGTTCGATCCTCAAGGGCTGACGCCACCGCACAGTCTTCGCGGCATGTGGCCGGCGCTGGTGCGCCGGCCATTTTCGTTTGCTCGATCGCCCACGCTTCGGATCTGGTGTAACCGCCTGTTAAGCATGGTTGAGCGACAAGGAAGATCCCGCAGGGACTCTCCGCGATGTGGACACGCCATCACAAGAACAGGAACACCGGCCGGCTCATCCTGCCGGCGGTTTGCGCTGCGTTTCTGAGCTATTTCGGCTACCATGCCTATAACGGCCAGTACGGCATCAATTCCAAGGCGCAATTCGAGGCGCGCCGTGCCGAACTGACGGCCAGGTTGGGCAGGTTGCACGACGAGCGCATGCATATCGAGCGGCGGACGAACCTTCTGCGCGACGGTTCGCTGGAGAAGGATATGCTTGACGAACAGGCGCGCCGCGCGCTCAGCATGTCGAAGGAGGACGAGGTGACGGTCCTGCTTGACCGCTCCCTTTCTAATTAATCAGAATCAAGTTAATTGCTTGGAAATCCAGTATTTATAAGGGTTTGAAAGCATGTCAGCCATGCATTTTTCAGCATGGCCGAGAATGTTTTTGCATGTTAGCTTCTCTCCAATTCAGAGGGGAGGGGGCGCCGCCTGAACTCCCTTTTGCGGTCCGGGAAGAGACGCGACATAGGGAGTGACGCATGGCGACTGCCGCTCGAAAAGCGCCGGCGAAAGCCAAGTCTGATACCAAATCAAAAAGCAGGTCTGACGCCAAGGCGTCGGTTTCGACCCCGGCGGCGCCGAAGCCCGCCGAATTCACCAGGGAAGAAGAGCTTCGCGCCTATCGCGACATGCTGCTCATCCGCCGCTTCGAGGAGAAGGCCGGCCAGCTTTACGGCATGGGCTTCATCGGCGGCTTCTGCCATCTCTATATAGGTCAGGAAGCGGTGGTGACCGGCCTGAAGATGGCGCTGGTCGAGGGCGATCAGATGATCACGGCCTATCGCGACCATGGTCACATGCTGGCGATGGACATGAGCCCGCGCGGCGTCATGGCCGAGTTGACGGGGCGCAAGGGCGGCTATTCCAAGGGGAAGGGCGGCTCGATGCATATGTTCTCCAAGGAAAAGCACTTTTACGGCGGCCACGGCATCGTCGGCGCGCAGG
The window above is part of the Rhizobiaceae bacterium genome. Proteins encoded here:
- a CDS encoding septum formation initiator family protein, which produces MWTRHHKNRNTGRLILPAVCAAFLSYFGYHAYNGQYGINSKAQFEARRAELTARLGRLHDERMHIERRTNLLRDGSLEKDMLDEQARRALSMSKEDEVTVLLDRSLSN
- a CDS encoding PRC-barrel domain-containing protein, producing the protein MTTHTGHTAAIPASKVIGTSVYNGAGESIGTIEDVMLDKTSNGIMFAVIGFGGFLGIGEKYHAVPWSALDYSVERGGYVVPFSKDQLEAAPAYSINELTGDDGQRARDASYEYYKVDPYWN
- a CDS encoding isopenicillin N synthase family oxygenase, yielding MTSHDFPVFDLSRFEGAGAIERAQLGAEVDHICRTTGFLAIGGHSVPQGVIDGVWSKARAFFDLPAEEKEKARAPFPGYPYGYLGPGVEALAKSKGQDTPPDLKESFNGGPLSVPPGLSDPEALAFCYAETIWPVEPAGFVEAWQAYYRAMENLAARIMRVFAVALKLPETYFDPTIDRPISALRALNYPETTVPPQPGQLRAGAHTDYGSLTILLPQAGSGGLQIYTPEGAWKEVPPVPGAFVINIGDLMALWTNDRWVSTLHRVVSDGNPARRQSLAFFHQPNWDQDIVCIESCLEPGETPRYESVKSGPYLMSKFRSTVKPAA
- a CDS encoding DUF2155 domain-containing protein encodes the protein MLAAGMFAGAASAERLTNPVAEFAGIDKITGRIINFDVYIDETVQFGALQVTPRVCYSRSKDEEPKTDSFVEVDEITLDRKIRRIFTGWMFAESPGLNAVEHPVYDVWLKSCKEKSDVPPPDEAKTN
- the eno gene encoding phosphopyruvate hydratase; translation: MTAIVDIVGREILDSRGNPTVEVDVVLEDGSMGRAAVPSGASTGAHEAVELRDGGKRYLGKGVLKAVEAVNGEIFEAIGGMEAESQLHIDQTMIDLDGTPNKSRLGANAILGVSLAVARAASEAAGLPLYRYVGGAGAHVLPVPMMNIINGGAHADNPIDFQEFMIMPVGAANIREAVQWGSEIFHTLKKRLKDAGHNTNVGDEGGFAPNLKSAQAALDFIMESIDKAGYTPGEQVALGLDCASTEFFKDGNYVYEGERKTRDPKTQAKYLAKLAADYPIISIEDGMAEDDWEGWKTLTDLCGKRVQLVGDDLFVTNSARLRDGIKMGVANSILVKVNQIGSLSETLDAVETAHKAAYTAVMSHRSGETEDSTIADLAVATNCGQIKTGSLARSDRLAKYNQLIRIEEELGKQAKYAGRSILKG